The Mycolicibacterium monacense genome contains the following window.
CGCGAACTGTCCGGCATCGCGGAACTCGCGAAGAGGACCGGTGCCGCCGACGATCCGCTGATCCGCGAGCGGCTCACCCGGTCGTGGGTCGGCCTGCGCACGATGCGGTCCTACGCGCTGGCGACAATGGACGTCGAACAGCCGGGGCAAGATAATATCTCGAAGCTGTTGTGGGCCAACTGGCATCGCGAACTCGGCGAGATCGCGATGGACATCGAGGGTATGGCGGGCCTGACCCTGAAAGACGGCGACTTCGACGAATGGCAGCGGCTGTACCTGTTCTCGCGCGCCGACACCATCTACGGCGGCTCGAACGAGGTGCAGCGCAACATCATCGCCGAGCGCGTGCTCGGCCTACCGAGGGAGTCAAAAGGATGAGCGATCTTTCCGTCGCGCCGAAGGAGATCGATGGCCACGGTCTCCTGGCGGGCAAGGTCGTACTCGTGACCGCCGCCGCCGGCACCGGCATCGGGTCGACGACGGCGCGGCGTGCGCTACTCGAAGGCGCCGACGTCGTCATCTCCGACTACCACGAGCGCCGCCTGAACGAGACCCGGGACCAGCTCACCGAACTCGGGCTCGGGAAGGTCGACGCGGTGGTGTGCGATGTCACGTCCACCGAAGCCGTCGACGCCCTCATCACCTCCACCGTCGAAAAGGCCGGACGGCTCGACGTTCTCGTCAACAACGCCGGCCTCGGCGGTCAGACACCGGTGGTCGACATGACCGACGACGAGTGGGACCGCGTCATGAACGTCACCCTCACCTCCGTCATGCGCGCCACCCGCGCCGCGCTGCGCTACTTCCGCGACGCCGAGCACGGCGGCGTGATCGTCAACAACGCCAGCGTCCTGGGTTGGCGCGCACAGCATTCGCAGTCGCACTACGCCGCGGCCAAGGCCGGCGTCATGGCTCTCACCCGGTGCAGTGCGATCGAGGCCGTCGAGTACGGGGTGCGCATCAACGCCGTCTCGCCCAGCATCGCCCGGCACAAATTCCTGGAGAAGACGAGTTCGTCGGATCTGCTCGACCGGCTCGCCGAGGGTGAGGCGTTCGGCCGCGCGGCCGAACCGTGGGAGGTGGCGGCCACCATCGCCTTCCTCGCCAGCGACTACTCGAGTTACCTGACCGGCGAGGTCATCTCGGTTTCGAGCCAGCACCCGTGAGCACCTCCGCAGCCGGCCAGCCGCCGACCCGTCGCGACGAGCTCCTCGAGCTCGCCGCGACGATGTTCGCCGAGCGCGGGCTGCGGGCCACCACGGTGCGCGACATCGCCGACTCGGCGGGCATCCTGTCGG
Protein-coding sequences here:
- the ipdF gene encoding (5R,7aS)-5-hydroxy-7a-methyl-1-oxo-2,3,5,6,7,7a-hexahydro-1H-indene-carboxyl-CoA reductase — its product is MSDLSVAPKEIDGHGLLAGKVVLVTAAAGTGIGSTTARRALLEGADVVISDYHERRLNETRDQLTELGLGKVDAVVCDVTSTEAVDALITSTVEKAGRLDVLVNNAGLGGQTPVVDMTDDEWDRVMNVTLTSVMRATRAALRYFRDAEHGGVIVNNASVLGWRAQHSQSHYAAAKAGVMALTRCSAIEAVEYGVRINAVSPSIARHKFLEKTSSSDLLDRLAEGEAFGRAAEPWEVAATIAFLASDYSSYLTGEVISVSSQHP